The Mycolicibacterium cosmeticum DNA window TCACCGACCTTCAGGTCGTCGACGCCGTCACCGAGGGCGACGACGGTGCCGCATCCCTCGTGTCCGGGGACGAAGGGAGGCGTCGGCTTGACGGGCCAATCCCCGTGCGCGGCATGGAGATCGGTGTGGCAGACGCCGGAGGTTTCGAGTTTGACCAGCACCTCCCCGTAGCCGGGGGTGGGCAGGTCGAGATTCTCCACCTGCAACGGCTCGCCGAAACCGGTGACGACGGCGGCGTGCATGACATTGGTGGTGGCCGAGGTGGTGGGAGTGCGCAGGGTACTGGTCATGAGGACATTCCAGTCCGGAAAACGATCCGCCAGTAGGGTCTTTGGGCCTCGATCGGCCGCCGGTAACAACCGTCGATGATTTCCCGGCCGTCGTCGGGTCTGACCGGTATGACCTTCACAACCGCGCACATGTCGATATCCCTGGACGGCTTCGTCGCCGGCCCCGACCAGACCCGCGACGACCCGATCGGGCGCGGCGGCATGGCGCTGCACCAATGGCATTTCGACGCCGCACTGCCCGGCCACGAGGTAGACGCCGACTGGACCGGCCGGCTCTTGCGGCCCCGAGGCGCCTATGTGATGGGCCGCAACATGTTCGGGCCCGTCCGCGGGGAGTGGAGCACCGCCGAGCCATGGCGGGGCTGGTGGGGCGACGAGCCGCCCTATCACGCACCGGTCTTCGTGTTGACGCATTTCCCGCACGACCCGATCGAGATGGCCGGTGGCACCACTTTCCACTTCGTCACCGGCGGTATCGCCGATGCACTGGAGCAGGCCAGGGCCGCCGGGGACGGCGATGTCGACATCGCCGGTGGCGCGTCGGCGGTACGGCAGGCACTGGCCGCGGGCGAACTCGACGAGCTGACGCTCGACATCATCCCCGTGCTGCTCGGCCGCGGTGAACGCATCTTCGACGACAGCACCGCCGGGTCTCTCACCCAGCTGGAAGCCGGGGTGTCACCGTGGGCCACCCACATCAGGTACCGCGTGAGCCCCTCAGCGCAATGAGTCGTCCAGCCGGCCACCGAGTTCTTCGTCGGCCTGCTGATAGGCCGCCGCGGCAGCCGTCAAACTGCTTGCGTAGGTGGTCAATCCACCATGCAGGGTGTCTGCCGCCGAGTCGAGCGCGTCGGCGGCGAATCGGCTGGCGGCACCCGAAGACATGGTGGTCATCCCGTCGGCCGCCCCGGCCAGCGCGGCGCCGATATCGAGATTCGCCACCGCCGCTGCCACACCGGCCTGCGCCGCCGCGGCGGCCAGCAAGGCCGCGGGATCGACATGCAGCGGTGCGGTCACGCTGTCCAGTCTAAGGTCGGCGTGGGGCACCGGGTCGCACCTCTTCCCGGCGCCGGACAAGGAGGAACCGTCATGGCCGAGGCCGCATTCTGGGTCGCGTGGGGACTACCGACACGGGGTCGCGAGACGAACGCGCTGGGGCTGCTGAAGAAGTCCC harbors:
- a CDS encoding dihydrofolate reductase family protein, yielding MTFTTAHMSISLDGFVAGPDQTRDDPIGRGGMALHQWHFDAALPGHEVDADWTGRLLRPRGAYVMGRNMFGPVRGEWSTAEPWRGWWGDEPPYHAPVFVLTHFPHDPIEMAGGTTFHFVTGGIADALEQARAAGDGDVDIAGGASAVRQALAAGELDELTLDIIPVLLGRGERIFDDSTAGSLTQLEAGVSPWATHIRYRVSPSAQ
- a CDS encoding type VII secretion target, coding for MTAPLHVDPAALLAAAAAQAGVAAAVANLDIGAALAGAADGMTTMSSGAASRFAADALDSAADTLHGGLTTYASSLTAAAAAYQQADEELGGRLDDSLR